In the Anguilla anguilla isolate fAngAng1 chromosome 7, fAngAng1.pri, whole genome shotgun sequence genome, one interval contains:
- the LOC118232397 gene encoding reticulon-4 receptor-like 2 isoform X2, protein MSVSLSLSIAFYLSSLFCSLYKILCFPIPFPLFYSSPTPISFYPGQLFLTSLSFSLHLSLTLFVPPRPYPHRLQVLWLYSNNITWIEAGAFSELRELEELDLGDNPHLHRLEGEAFRGLEKLQSLHMHRCQLAALPHDIFRKLYSLQFLYLQENQLHFLQDDLFSDLVNLNQLFLHGNRIRTLSENVFRGLVNLDRLLLHDNRVRQVHRKAFRDLGRLTILYLFNNSLEELPGQALRDASSVQFLRLNGNPWSCGCEARPLWEFFRKSRVSSSELLCSSPSLRHGQDLRFLREMDFALCPLPDPGSLAGTTTTTFSTKTRWWFSKAKPVSSSKSMFSKTFETIKAFPFSAAIKPHNPPTSSFSSKYELGEEEAALPKLDPEEYWTNYGSEDAASVRCFELDCPPESQPLPPSSSPPSSHCSSSLLFLLSLAIMALSFHLLFG, encoded by the coding sequence atgtctgtctctctatctctttctatcgctttctatctctcttccctcttctgTTCCCTGTACAAAATTCTTTGCTTTCCCATCCCGTTTCCTCTCTTCTATTCCTCCCCAACCCCTATTTCATTTTACCCTGGACAACTATTTCTcacttccctctctttttctctccatctATCCCTTACTCTCTTTGTCCCTCCTCGACCATACCCCCACCGTCTGCAGGTGCTTTGGCTCTACTCCAATAACATCACCTGGATTGAGGCAGGTGCATTCAGTGAGCTGAGAGAGTTGGAAGAGCTGGACCTAGGGGATAACCCACACCTGCACCGGCTGGAGGGTGAGGCCTTCCGTGGCCTGGAAAAGCTGCAGAGTCTGCACATGCATCGCTGCCAGCTGGCTGCACTGCCCCATGACATCTTCCGCAAGCTCTACAGCCTGCAGTTCCTCTATCTGCAGGAGAACCAGCTGCACTTCCTGCAGGACGACCTCTTCTCTGACCTGGTCAACCTCAACCAACTCTTTCTGCATGGCAACCGCATCCGCACCCTCTCTGAGAACGTGTTCAGGGGCCTAGTCAACCTAGACCGCCTGCTTCTCCACGATAATCGCGTCCGACAGGTCCACCGCAAGGCCTTCCGTGACCTGGGGCGGCTCACCATCCTCTACCTCTTTAACAACTCTCTGGAGGAGCTGCCGGGTCAGGCGCTGCGGGATGCATCCTCTGTGCAGTTCCTGCGGCTCAACGGGAACCCCTGGTCTTGTGGCTGTGAGGCCCGCCCGCTTTGGGAGTTCTTCCGCAAGTCTCGCGTGTCCAGCTCTGAGCTACTCTGCTCCTCACCATCCCTGCGCCATGGCCAGGACCTGCGCTTCCTGCGTGAAATGGACTTTGCCCTCTGCCCACTCCCTGACCCTGGCTCTCTGGCCgggaccaccaccaccacctttaGCACCAAGACCCGCTGGTGGTTTTCCAAGGCCAAGCCCGTCTCTAGCTCCAAGAGCATGTTCTCTAAGACCTTCGAGACCATCAAGGCCTTCCCCTTCTCTGCTGCCATCAagccccacaacccccccacctcctccttctcctccaagTACGAGCTGGGAGAAGAGGAGGCTGCGCTCCCCAAACTGGACCCCGAGGAGTATTGGACCAACTATGGGAGTGAGGATGCCGCCTCAGTGCGCTGCTTTGAGCTGGACTGTCCTCCTGAgtcccaacccctccccccctcatcctcccccccttcctcacactgctcctcctctctccttttcctcctctccttgGCTATCATGGCCCTCTCCTTTCACCTCCTCTTTGGCTGA
- the LOC118232397 gene encoding reticulon-4 receptor-like 2 isoform X1 has protein sequence MATRLTARILRGSNTRFNLKSSLSLWLVIWLVLFKPSPVQSCPRLCVCYPSPMTVSCQSQNFTVVPPGIPFDSQRVFLQNNHITELRVDSFGFETQVLWLYSNNITWIEAGAFSELRELEELDLGDNPHLHRLEGEAFRGLEKLQSLHMHRCQLAALPHDIFRKLYSLQFLYLQENQLHFLQDDLFSDLVNLNQLFLHGNRIRTLSENVFRGLVNLDRLLLHDNRVRQVHRKAFRDLGRLTILYLFNNSLEELPGQALRDASSVQFLRLNGNPWSCGCEARPLWEFFRKSRVSSSELLCSSPSLRHGQDLRFLREMDFALCPLPDPGSLAGTTTTTFSTKTRWWFSKAKPVSSSKSMFSKTFETIKAFPFSAAIKPHNPPTSSFSSKYELGEEEAALPKLDPEEYWTNYGSEDAASVRCFELDCPPESQPLPPSSSPPSSHCSSSLLFLLSLAIMALSFHLLFG, from the exons ATGGCAACCCGTTTGACTGCGCGGATCCTTCGGGGCTCCAACACCCGCTTCAACTTAAAGA GCAGTCTCTCCCTGTGGCTAGTGATTTGGTTGGTTTTGTTCAAGCCCAGTCCGGTTCAGAGCTGCCCACGCCTCTGTGTATGCTACCCCTCCCCCATGACCGTCAGCTGCCAGTCGCAGAACTTCACAGTGGTGCCCCCCGGAATTCCCTTCGACTCACAGCGTGTATTTCTGCAGAATAACCACATAACTGAGCTCCGTGTTGACTCCTTTGGCTTCGAAACACAg GTGCTTTGGCTCTACTCCAATAACATCACCTGGATTGAGGCAGGTGCATTCAGTGAGCTGAGAGAGTTGGAAGAGCTGGACCTAGGGGATAACCCACACCTGCACCGGCTGGAGGGTGAGGCCTTCCGTGGCCTGGAAAAGCTGCAGAGTCTGCACATGCATCGCTGCCAGCTGGCTGCACTGCCCCATGACATCTTCCGCAAGCTCTACAGCCTGCAGTTCCTCTATCTGCAGGAGAACCAGCTGCACTTCCTGCAGGACGACCTCTTCTCTGACCTGGTCAACCTCAACCAACTCTTTCTGCATGGCAACCGCATCCGCACCCTCTCTGAGAACGTGTTCAGGGGCCTAGTCAACCTAGACCGCCTGCTTCTCCACGATAATCGCGTCCGACAGGTCCACCGCAAGGCCTTCCGTGACCTGGGGCGGCTCACCATCCTCTACCTCTTTAACAACTCTCTGGAGGAGCTGCCGGGTCAGGCGCTGCGGGATGCATCCTCTGTGCAGTTCCTGCGGCTCAACGGGAACCCCTGGTCTTGTGGCTGTGAGGCCCGCCCGCTTTGGGAGTTCTTCCGCAAGTCTCGCGTGTCCAGCTCTGAGCTACTCTGCTCCTCACCATCCCTGCGCCATGGCCAGGACCTGCGCTTCCTGCGTGAAATGGACTTTGCCCTCTGCCCACTCCCTGACCCTGGCTCTCTGGCCgggaccaccaccaccacctttaGCACCAAGACCCGCTGGTGGTTTTCCAAGGCCAAGCCCGTCTCTAGCTCCAAGAGCATGTTCTCTAAGACCTTCGAGACCATCAAGGCCTTCCCCTTCTCTGCTGCCATCAagccccacaacccccccacctcctccttctcctccaagTACGAGCTGGGAGAAGAGGAGGCTGCGCTCCCCAAACTGGACCCCGAGGAGTATTGGACCAACTATGGGAGTGAGGATGCCGCCTCAGTGCGCTGCTTTGAGCTGGACTGTCCTCCTGAgtcccaacccctccccccctcatcctcccccccttcctcacactgctcctcctctctccttttcctcctctccttgGCTATCATGGCCCTCTCCTTTCACCTCCTCTTTGGCTGA